AGGCTGTACTGGAATGTGCGAGTCAATACTATGCTAAACCGGATGGTTTGTTGCCTTGGGCTGAGCGTCCTCAAGCTTTGAAGAAAGGCGTTTTGGCGAAGATTCCGCCGCTGGGAAATTAGAGTTGAGTTGTGCATTTAGGAGAGTGCATTTAGAAGAGTCGGCGGTTGAAACCGCTGCTACACACACAAAGATCAGAGTCGGCGGTTGAAACCGCTTCTTGTCAAACAAAGATCAGAGTCGGCGGTTGAAACCGCTGCTACACAAACGAAGTCCGCCTCCGCGGACTGAAGAGTAAAGATCAGAGATTAGAGTCGGCGGTTGAAACCGCTGCTACACACACAAAGTCCGCCTCCGCGGACTGAAGAATGGTGTGCTTTGCACACCATACATTCAAAGATCAGAGTCGGCGGTTGAAACCGCTGCTACACACACAAAGTCCGCCTCCGCGGACTGAAGAATGGTGTGCGTTGCACACCATACATTTAAACCTGAGAAAAAATTTAATGCACAAGATTCCTGTTACAGTTATTACTGGTTTTCTCGGTAGTGGCAAAACTACCTTAATTCGCCATTTGTTGCAAAACAATCAAGGCCGCCGCATTGCTGTTTTGGTTAATGAATTTGGCGAAATCGGTATTGACGGTGAATTGCTGCGCGATTGCCAAGTTTGCGATGACGAAGAAACTGTCACCAGCAATATTGTAGAATTAACAAACGGTTGTCTTTGCTGCACTGTTCAAGAGGAATTTTTGCCGACGATGCAGGAATTGTTGAAGCGCAAAGACCAAATTGATTGTATCTTAATCGAGACTTCGGGCCTGGCTCTTCCTAAGCCTTTGATTCAAGCTTTTCGCTGGCCGGAAATTCGCACGGGCGCTACTGTTGACGGTGTGGTGGCGGTTGTTGATTGCGAGGCTGTGGCTAGCGGTACTTTTGTTGGCGATATCGATGCTTTGATGGCGCAGCGAGAGGCTGATGATAGTTTGGATCACGAAACGCCGATCGAGGAATTGTTTGAAGATCAGTTGGCCTGTGCCGATATGGTACTGTTGACGAAGGTCGATCGCGTAGATGCCGAAACTCACCAGAAAGTTCAAACCTGGTTGCAGCAAGAGTTGCGCCCGAGTGTGAAAATTGTGCCTTGCAAGGGTGGCGAAATTAACCCCGATGTGCTGTTGGGATTTAATGCGGCGGTTGAGGATGATTTGGAGTCCCGCCCGAGTCACCACGACACGGAAGAGGAACACGAGCACGATGATGATATTAACTCGACTTTCTTTATTGCCGATCGCGAATTTGAACCGGAAGCTTTGGTGAAAAAGCTGCAATCCTTGATGCAGAAGGAAGAAATTTATCGGATTAAGGGGTTTGTGGCGGTTCCCAACAAACCGATGCGGATGGTGTTGCAAGGTGTGGGCGATCGTATAGAATGTTTTTACGATCGCCCTTGGCAACCTTCGGAACTCCGCCAAACCAAGCTGGTGATTATTGGTAGAGAGTTGGAGCGCGATCGAATTGCAGCTATAATTGGCAATTAATTATGCGGAGTCATTAGTCATACCTACAAAGGTTCGTAGTGAGGACTTTAGTCCTTCTTCTATGGATGCGGACTAAAGTCCTCACTACAAACCTAGAATCTGTCAAGGTTCGTAGTGAGGACTTTAGTCCTTCTTCTATGGATGCGGACTAAAGTCCTCACTACAAACCTAGAATCTGTCAAGGTTCGTAGTCAGGACTTTAGTCCTTCTTCTATGGATGCGGACTAAAGTCCTCACTACAAACCTAGAATCTGTCAAGGTTCGTAGTNNNNNNNNNNATGCGGACTAAAGTCCTCACTACAAACCTAGAATCTGTCAAGGTTCGTAGTCAGGACTTTAGTCCTTCTTCTATGGATGCGGACTAAAGTCCTCACTACAAACCTAGAATCTGTCAAGGTTCGTAGTCAGGACTTTAGTCCTTCTTCTATGGATGCGGACTAAAGTCCTCAATACAAACCTACCAGCGCTCGGCTCGCTAGCTTTCACCATTTAGCATCCAGATCGTGTAAAATAGCGACAATGGTTATCATTCTACAAAACTAGAGGTAAAATATGGTTACTGCTGGAGCAATCGAATCAGTTCCCGTGACCGTTCTCACAGGCTATCTGGGTGCAGGCAAAACTACGCTACTCAACCATATCTTGACACAGGAACACGGCAAAAAAGTTGCAGTCATCGTCAACGAATTCGGCGAAGTAGGCATCGACAACCAACTGATCATTGACGCCGACGAAGAAATTTTTGAGATGAACAACGGCTGCATTTGCTGTACAGTCCGAGGCGACTTAATTCGGATTATCGGCAACTTGATGAAGCGGCGCGAAAAGTTTGACCACATAGTCATCGAAACCACAGGTTTAGCCGACCCCGCACCAGTAATTCAGACATTCTTTGTAGACGAAGATATGCGCGACAAAATGCTGTTAGATGCAGTTGTCACCGTAGTCGATGCCAAACATATCTCGCAACATTGGGATGCAGAGGAAGTTCAAGAACAAATTGCCTTTGCTGACGTAGTTTTGCTCAACAAAACAGATTTGGTCACAGCGGAAGAATTGGCAGAATTAGAAAGGCGAATTCGCGCCATGAATGCAATGGCGAAAATCCACCGCACTCACAATGCAGAACTAGACATTGATGCGTTGTTAGGTGTCAAAGCATTTGATTTGAACCGGGCATTAGAAATCGAACCCGACTTTTTGGGCGTACACGTTCACGAACATGACGCAACAGTAAAATCAATGGCAATAGTAGAATTTGGTGCTATTGATGGCGACAAATTTAGCGATTGGATTGGCGAATTGTTGCGAACTCAAGGCACAGATATCTTTCGGACAAAAGGGATTTTAAACATAGCTGGAAAAAACGAACGATTTGTTTTTCAAGGAGTACATATGTTGTTCGATGGCCGACCCGATAGAGCCTGGAAAGCCACCGAAACTCCGAAAAACGAACTCGTATTTATCGGTCGCAACTTAAACGAAACTCAATTGCGAGAGGATTTTCGTAAGTGTCTAGTTTAACTGGCACATTGAAGCATTTTTAATGAGCCTTTTAGGAACAGGTAAGATGCCTGTTCCACAAGAATAAAATTCATCTCTTGTGGAACGGGCATCTTGCCAGTTCTTAAGAAACGAAACTCAATTGCGAGAGGATTTCCGTAAGTGTCTAGTTTAACTGGCACATTGAAGCATTTTTAATGAGCCTTTTAGGAACAGGTAAGATGCCTGTTCCACAAGAATAAAATTCATCTCTTGTGGAACGGGCATCTTGCCAGTTCTTAAGAAACGAAACTCAATTGCGAGAGGATTTCCGTAAGTGTCTAGTTTAACTGGCACATTGAAGCATTTTTAATGAGCCTTTTAGGAACAGGTAAGATGCCTGTTCCACAAGAATAAAATTCATCTCTTGTGGAACGGGCATCTTGCCAGTTCTTAAGAAGAGTGCAACATCTCAGATTCAATAAATATGGGTAACAAAAAGACAAATAAAAGCGAACAAACTCTAGAATTGTACGCTAAAGTAATGCTGTCTGACTACATAACTGCTGTTACGTGGTCGCCGGATGGCAAAACTTTAGCAGTTTGTTCGGCTGCGGGCGAAGTGATGCTGGCAAAAGTTGGGAAAACCAAAGAATTGTCTTTGCAACCGCTGCAAATTGCAACGGGCAAATCGGTAGATTGCTTATCTTTTTCGTTTGATAGTCAATTGTTAGCTGCGGGCGGACAAGATGGAACAGTGCAAATTTGGCGGGTTGATTCTAGAAAGTTAATCACTAATTTGGACAATCACCATGTCTGGGTTGATAAGTTAGCTTGGAGTCCCCACTGCAATCAGTTGGCTTTCAGTATGGGCCGCTGCGTTCAAGTCTGGAATGCTGATGATCATGTTGTGGAAGTAACGCTAAATTTTGACTCGTCATCTATCCTAGATTTAGCGTGGCATCCTATTGTTCAATATCTGGCAGTTAGCGGCTATCAAGGTGTTAAAGTTTGGAGTGGCGAAGACTGGGATGAAGACCCGGAAATTTTATCGGTACCGTCCGCAACAGGTGCAATAGCTTGGTCGCCGTTAGGGGAATATTTAGCTTGTGGTAATATGGATAATACCCTAATTGTTAGTGAATGGGGCAATTTGGAACCGTGGGTAATGCAGGGTTTTCCGGGGAAAGTTCGAGAGTTGGCTTGGTCGAATCAAACTAATTCTTTGGGTGCACCTTTGTTGGCGGCTTCGAGTTCTCAAGGCGTTTCTGTTTGGGCAAGAGATGCTGATGAAAGAGTCGGTTGGGAAGGTTGGGCTTTAGAAGTACATGAAAATGTCGTAAGTGCGATCGCATTTCAACCTAACACATTTTTGTTAGCTTCCGCCGCCGCCGACGGTCAAGTTTGTTTGTGGTACAAAGCAGAACAATTGCAGCAAATTCTCGAAGGTGCAGAGGGCGGTTTTTCCTGTCTCGCATGGCATCCCGATGGTGAGTTTCTCGCGGCTGGGGGGAATGGTGGCGAATTGCTGGTTTGGTCGAAATCTATGCGTGGCAAGGGATTTGGGCGGGGTTGAGTGCGGGTAAGCGACTTATCCACTGGTGTCCAGAAACCGGGTTTTTCGCGAAAATACACAGGTTCCAGACCAGAAATCTAGTAAAAACCCGGTTTCTTTGATCGTAGTGCGTTCAGGACTGAACTTGCTCTTTACAAAATCCCAAAATACTATAACATCTTAGTGGCTGCATTATCCTTAAGGGCGATCGACAATCATGACCGAACAGCAATTTCTCGAACAACTCAACAGCATTCTCGACCAAAACCACCTGCTGAAACACCCGTTCTACCAAATGTGGAACGAAGGTAAACTCGACCTCGCAATGCTGCAAGAGTACGCACAAGAATACTACCTGCAAGTTCACAACTTCCCCACCTACGTCAGCGCTACCCACGCCGCCTGTGACGACATCAAAATTCGTCAAATGCTCCTCGAAAACCTCATAGAAGAAGAGCGAGGTGCCGCAAATCACCCCGAACTGTGGCTGCGCTTTGCCGAAGGTTTGGGTTTAGACAGAAATGCAGTTCTCGATCGCGAACACTTAGAAAAAACCACCGAATCCGTCCGCATTCTCAAAGACTTAGCGCGCAGCGAATCTCCCGCCAAAGGTTTAGCCGCCCTCTACGCTTACGAAGCACAAATCCCCGAAGTTTCCACAACCAAAATCGCTGGTTTAAAGGAATTTTACGGCATCGATTCACAAGCTGCTTTGTCCTTCTTTCAAGTTCACGAAAAAGCCGACGAGTTCCACTCGGAAGCCACCCGCGAAGCTTTGTTACAGCTTTGTCAAACTGAAGAAGCGCAACAGGAAGCGCTGTTAGCTGCCGAAAAAGCAACTTTTGCTCTCAATTTACTGCTTGATGGTGTTTACGAAAGCTTTTGTCAAGCTAAGTAAGCTTCAGTTGACAGTTGACAGAAGAGCCCGCCCGCGGAGTCGAGGGGTTGACAGCTTGCGCGCTCGCGACTTGCCCCGAGCGAAGTCGAGGGGAGTCGAAGAGTTGACAGAAGAGCCCGCCCGCGGAGTCGAGGGGTTGACAGCTTGCGCGCTCGCGACTTGCCCCGAGCGAAGTCGAGGGGAGTCGAAGAGTTGACAGAAGAGCCCGCCCGCGGAGTCGAGGGGTTGACAGCTTGCGCGCTCGCGACTTGCCCCGAGCGAAGTCGAGGGGAGTCGAAGAGTTGACAGAAGAGCCCGCCCGCGGAGTCGAGGGGTTGACAGCTTGCGCGCTCGCGACTTGCCCCGAGCGAAGTCGAGGGGAGTCGAAGAGTTGACAGCTTCTTTCTGGTAAAAAACGCATATTTGCAGGGCGGGTTGAAAAACATTGGTGTCAACTTACTATCAAGCGTAGTAATAAGTTTCTTGTTTGACGACTAGGCCCAGATCCCCCCTAGCCCCCCTTAAAAAGGGGGGAACCGGAAAGGCTCAAACTTCTCCTTCAAAAGGAGAGAACCGGATAGGATCAAAGTCCCCCTTCTTAAGGGGGATTTAGGGGGATCGAGACTCAGCTAGAAGCGAGATTTATCAGAATGTTTACACTGAATAGGACTATTCTCCTCTCTTTCTAGTCAAAATTCCTTGACTGGGACTGAACAGCAAAGCTACTAAAAATAAGCCAAATACAACTAAGACAATTGCCGCACCAGAGGGCATATTAAAATAATAACTAAGATACATCCCCGTCACACTAGCAGCAATCCCGATTATCGCACCCAATCCCATCATTAAATGTAACTCTTTTACCATCAAATACGCCGTTATTCCCGGCCCGATTAACAGCGAAATTACTAACAGTGCGCCCACAGTTTGCAAACTCGCAACGACTGTCAGTGTAATCGCCGAAATTAGTCCCAAATAAATCAAGTTTACAGGTAAACCGGATGCTTGCGCGCCCAGCGGGTCGAAGGTATAGAATAGCAGTTCTTTGTAAAAGATTTTAACCGCCACCAAAATAATCACAGTTATGACCAAAGTCTGCTGCACATCTGACGGTGCAACTGACAAGATATTCCCGAATAGAAAACCGTCTAAGTCTAGTTTTGTTGTCCGCAACAGGCTAATTAGGGTGACGCTAATTGCTAAAAAAGTTGACAAAATTAATGCCATAACTGCATCTATTTTAAGCCGCGATTGGGCTTGAATCCAGGCCATAATTATCGCGCTGATGATTCCTGAGATAAATGCACCGATGGAAATATTGTAGCCGAAATAAAAAGCAATCGGCAGTCCAGCTAATACTGAATGGGCAATCATGTCTACCATCATTCCCATTTGCTGTACAATTAGGTATGAACCGACTACGGCGCAGACAATTCCTAGCAGAATTCCGACGGCGATCGCATTTCGCATGAACTCGAATTTGAGCGGTTCGATTAGTATGTTTAACATTTATAGAGGAAGGAAGAAGGAAGAAGGAAGAAGGAAGAAGGAAGAAGGAAGAGGTAGCTGTAGGGTGTGTCGCCACTGAAAATCCATCAAGGGAAATCGACAATCTCGTAGCGACGCACCTGATACAATTTTTGCTACAAAAAAGTTTTGGGTTGGTTTACTAAATTATCTTGTAAGGTGCGTTGCTATGAGATTGTATGTATTTAGTTAGGGATTTTCCAGGCGACGCACTCTACGAATACTAAATTATTTTGCAAGGTGCGTCGCTATGAGATTGTATGTATTTAGTTAGGGATTTTCCAGGCGACGCACCCTACGAATACTTTGGGTTTACTAAATTATTTTGCAAGGTGCGTCGCTATGAGATTGTATATATTTAGTTAGAAATTTTCCAGGCGACGCACCCTACGAATATTACTGTCTTCAACCCGCGGAGGCGCGTGAGTGTTTGTATAGACGCGGTTTTAACCGCCAGTCTTTTTACGCAGAAACTAAGCTTAAATCGTATCCATAGGCTTTTTGAATATTGGTCGCGGTGAGAACTTCCCGGCAGGAACCAGTGGCGATTAACTGCTTGTTGAGCAATAATAAATTATCGTATTTTTTTAAAGTGTCGCCTAAATCGTGGCTGATTACTAGCAGGGTTTTATTTTCGGCTTTGAGTTCGGCAAAAATATCGAATATAATCTCTTCTGTTGCTTTGTCGATCGCACTAAAGGGCTCGTCGAAGAAGAATAAGTCGGCTTGTTGGGCGATCGATCTTGCTAAAAATATCCGCTGCTGCTGTCCCCCGGAGAGTTCGCCAATTTGTCGATCGCGCAAATCCCACATTCCCACCCGCAGCAAAGCAGCTTTCACCAATTCCCGCGACTGTTTCGAGGGAGTCCGAAACCAACCAGTCTGGACAGTCCGCGCCATCATCACCGCATTCCACACCGTAATCGGATAATCCCAGTCAATTTGCGATCGCTGCGGCACATAAGCCACCCGTCCCAACTGTTCCTTCAACAACCGCCCCTGATATTTTACCAAACCCCGAGACGCCGGAATCAAGCCCAACATCGCCTTCACCATCGTGCTTTTCCCCGCGCCGTTGGGGCCGAACACGCCCGTTAACTGTCCCGGATCTAACTTAAAATTCACGCCGTTGAGGGCCGAAATTCCTCGATAATTCACAGCCAAGTCTTGCACTTCTAGCATAATTCCAGATTTTGAGAACGATTCTTGTTCGTAGCTACTACAATAGGATAACTCTAAAAGTAATAACGATTATCGTTCCAAAGGTAAAATGTTAAAAAAATTGACCGGAAAAAGCCGCAAATGGTGCGGTGTGGCGGTTTTGGCGATGGGTTTCGGGCTGGTTGGCTGCAATTGGGGCCCCCAAGCCAGCAATCCCACGCCCCAGAGTCCCGCCGCCACTCAAACTCAAGCTAATCCCCCCGGAAACTTGCCAAAAGTCGTGGCTACGACGGGCGTTATCTGCGATATTACTAAGGAAATTGCCCAAAAGTCGATCGACACCACCTGTCTGATCCAGCCCGGAGAAGACCCCCACGCCTACCAAACCAAGCCAGAAGACCGCAAAGCCATTGAAACAGCAAATCTGATTTTATACGGTGGCTACAACCACGAACCCAGCATCATTAAATTAATCAAATCCAGCAGTAATTCCGCACCCAAAATCGCCGTACACGAACTCGCCGTTCCCAAACCGCTGATGGGCGAACACGAACACGAAGGCGAACAAAAAGCCCAAAATAAAACCCACGCCAGCGACGAAAAAGTCCCCGATCCTCACGTTTGGCACAATCCTAAAAATGGCATCCGCATGGTAGAAACAATTCGCGATGAATTGAGCAAAGTTTCCCCAACTAATGCTCAACTATATACCACAAATGCCGCCAAATTAACAGATGATTTAGCAAAAATAGATACTTGGATTAAAGCACAAATTGCGACAATTCCGGCTCAAAAACGCAAATTAGTCACAACTCACGATGCCCTGAGTTACTATGCTGATGCTTACGGCTTAGAGATTGCTGGAGCTTTGCAGGGAGTGACAACAGAAGAACAGCCCACAGCCGCCAGAATAGCCGAATTATCATCAGAAATTAAGACAGCAGGAGTTCCGACAATTTTTGTCGAAACCACAACTAATCCGAAGTTGATGCAGACTGTAGCGAGGGAAGCAAATGTCAAAATTTCCGACAAAGAACTGTACAGCGACGAGTTAGGCGGTTCCGGCACCGGTGCTGACACCTATGAAGGGATGCTGACAACTAATACTTGTGCCATTACCTCCGGCCTCGGCGGCAATTGTAAACCCTTTCCGTAGCGCGCACCATTAGGTTCGTAGTGAGGACTTTAGTCCGCATCAATCAGAGGCAATTGTAAACCCTTTCGGTAGTGCAGCCATTTGGTTCGTAGTGAGGACTTTAGTCCGCATCAATCAGAGGAATAAATTCCTCACTACAAACCTATATTGCACTTTCTCAATAAGGCGAATTTCCGTCATCCGTACTGGGAGGTTTTTGTCCAATTCCCAATTGCTTCTTAGACGATTTTAAGTCTTTCCAAAGTGCCTTAATATCTTTATAAGCTTTCTCAGCGCTAATTTTTCCCCCTGTTTCCAGAGAGCAAATATAAGTTATTTTCTGAGCAAATTCCTGCAAATTAGCATTAAACGCCAAGTTTTCAGGCGTGAAATCACCGTAGTAGCGACTGCGAGGATGTAAAAAATCTTCCCGCTCTTTCATAAAAAAAAACTCGGTAAGTGGTAAACAAGCGTGGCTTGAGCCTCGGAGAGGGAAACGACACGGGTGGTTTTAACCACCGTGAATCTTTCCATTACCGCCTTGGGATTGCTTGGCTCTTGTGTACTTTTGTAATGTACTCTCAATGGGACAATTACCATTTCAAACTGCACAATCCTGTACGCATAATGGTTGCCTTTGTTGGGCTCCCTTACGGGGTAATGTTCGCTTCGCCAATGTTATAAGGGCTTGTGAGGCTAGCAGCACTGTCTCAGTGACTTTAAGACTGTTTAACTACTAGCGAT
Above is a genomic segment from Microcoleus sp. bin38.metabat.b11b12b14.051 containing:
- a CDS encoding GTP-binding protein encodes the protein MVTAGAIESVPVTVLTGYLGAGKTTLLNHILTQEHGKKVAVIVNEFGEVGIDNQLIIDADEEIFEMNNGCICCTVRGDLIRIIGNLMKRREKFDHIVIETTGLADPAPVIQTFFVDEDMRDKMLLDAVVTVVDAKHISQHWDAEEVQEQIAFADVVLLNKTDLVTAEELAELERRIRAMNAMAKIHRTHNAELDIDALLGVKAFDLNRALEIEPDFLGVHVHEHDATVKSMAIVEFGAIDGDKFSDWIGELLRTQGTDIFRTKGILNIAGKNERFVFQGVHMLFDGRPDRAWKATETPKNELVFIGRNLNETQLREDFRKCLV
- a CDS encoding WD40 repeat domain-containing protein → MGNKKTNKSEQTLELYAKVMLSDYITAVTWSPDGKTLAVCSAAGEVMLAKVGKTKELSLQPLQIATGKSVDCLSFSFDSQLLAAGGQDGTVQIWRVDSRKLITNLDNHHVWVDKLAWSPHCNQLAFSMGRCVQVWNADDHVVEVTLNFDSSSILDLAWHPIVQYLAVSGYQGVKVWSGEDWDEDPEILSVPSATGAIAWSPLGEYLACGNMDNTLIVSEWGNLEPWVMQGFPGKVRELAWSNQTNSLGAPLLAASSSQGVSVWARDADERVGWEGWALEVHENVVSAIAFQPNTFLLASAAADGQVCLWYKAEQLQQILEGAEGGFSCLAWHPDGEFLAAGGNGGELLVWSKSMRGKGFGRG
- a CDS encoding metal ABC transporter permease, with translation MLNILIEPLKFEFMRNAIAVGILLGIVCAVVGSYLIVQQMGMMVDMIAHSVLAGLPIAFYFGYNISIGAFISGIISAIIMAWIQAQSRLKIDAVMALILSTFLAISVTLISLLRTTKLDLDGFLFGNILSVAPSDVQQTLVITVIILVAVKIFYKELLFYTFDPLGAQASGLPVNLIYLGLISAITLTVVASLQTVGALLVISLLIGPGITAYLMVKELHLMMGLGAIIGIAASVTGMYLSYYFNMPSGAAIVLVVFGLFLVALLFSPSQGILTRKRGE
- a CDS encoding metal ABC transporter ATP-binding protein; the protein is MLEVQDLAVNYRGISALNGVNFKLDPGQLTGVFGPNGAGKSTMVKAMLGLIPASRGLVKYQGRLLKEQLGRVAYVPQRSQIDWDYPITVWNAVMMARTVQTGWFRTPSKQSRELVKAALLRVGMWDLRDRQIGELSGGQQQRIFLARSIAQQADLFFFDEPFSAIDKATEEIIFDIFAELKAENKTLLVISHDLGDTLKKYDNLLLLNKQLIATGSCREVLTATNIQKAYGYDLSLVSA
- a CDS encoding zinc ABC transporter substrate-binding protein produces the protein MLKKLTGKSRKWCGVAVLAMGFGLVGCNWGPQASNPTPQSPAATQTQANPPGNLPKVVATTGVICDITKEIAQKSIDTTCLIQPGEDPHAYQTKPEDRKAIETANLILYGGYNHEPSIIKLIKSSSNSAPKIAVHELAVPKPLMGEHEHEGEQKAQNKTHASDEKVPDPHVWHNPKNGIRMVETIRDELSKVSPTNAQLYTTNAAKLTDDLAKIDTWIKAQIATIPAQKRKLVTTHDALSYYADAYGLEIAGALQGVTTEEQPTAARIAELSSEIKTAGVPTIFVETTTNPKLMQTVAREANVKISDKELYSDELGGSGTGADTYEGMLTTNTCAITSGLGGNCKPFP
- a CDS encoding CADD family putative folate metabolism protein; the protein is MTEQQFLEQLNSILDQNHLLKHPFYQMWNEGKLDLAMLQEYAQEYYLQVHNFPTYVSATHAACDDIKIRQMLLENLIEEERGAANHPELWLRFAEGLGLDRNAVLDREHLEKTTESVRILKDLARSESPAKGLAALYAYEAQIPEVSTTKIAGLKEFYGIDSQAALSFFQVHEKADEFHSEATREALLQLCQTEEAQQEALLAAEKATFALNLLLDGVYESFCQAK
- the cobW gene encoding cobalamin biosynthesis protein CobW, whose translation is MHKIPVTVITGFLGSGKTTLIRHLLQNNQGRRIAVLVNEFGEIGIDGELLRDCQVCDDEETVTSNIVELTNGCLCCTVQEEFLPTMQELLKRKDQIDCILIETSGLALPKPLIQAFRWPEIRTGATVDGVVAVVDCEAVASGTFVGDIDALMAQREADDSLDHETPIEELFEDQLACADMVLLTKVDRVDAETHQKVQTWLQQELRPSVKIVPCKGGEINPDVLLGFNAAVEDDLESRPSHHDTEEEHEHDDDINSTFFIADREFEPEALVKKLQSLMQKEEIYRIKGFVAVPNKPMRMVLQGVGDRIECFYDRPWQPSELRQTKLVIIGRELERDRIAAIIGN